TTCATCGCCAGTCCAGACCGCCCGGACCTGCTGGACGTTTTGTACGTCCACGTCCGGGTCAGCGGCGTACTCACAGAGTACGAAGTCGGACCACGAGTCTTTGAGATTCGCTCCCTTTGAGAGTCGAATCCTGTTGTGGTCGGAATCGTGCTTGAAGCCGTCCTCTTTGAACGTGACCGTCGAGCGCGGGTGGTCGTCGCCGTGCTTGCGGTAGCCGGGCGGGTTCGCATCCCCGTTACCGTTCTCGCGGTGGGCGTACCACGACTCGAACGCTTCAGCCAACTCTTCGAGAATTGCCTGACTGGATTGTGCGTTCAAATCCGCGTAGCGTTCGTGACTCTTGAGGTACGCTTTGAGCGCGCTGTCGCCTGGAATCGTGCCGGTTTCGTGCCAGATGCGGTCACACGTCCACCGGGCGACGTTCCAGAGTTTCGAGGCGGCAAACCCGAGCGAATCGAGGTCGTCACACACCTGCCGGTGGTTGCGGATGGATGCAACGTAGGTGCGCGTGACCTGATTCGCCATACATAGCCTATGACGGACTAGCTACATAATTGTATGCAAACCAGAGTGAAAGAGGAATATCTGGCCCGACAGACCTGCGTGGATTGTCACACCGGGCTACGCGATTCACGCACGGCCTGAAGGCCGGGATTCTCTCGCTGAATCACGATAGGAACGTCGCAGCGCACCCCTCGGCGAAAACTGTCGACAAAACTATCTTTTTGGCCCGAGACTTCCTGCTCATGCCCAGTGGCGTCTCCGCGTGGATCGATCGGCATCGGATCGCTGCCTTCCTGGCCATCGCGTACGGATTCACGTGGACGATCCAGGGAATCCTGGTCGTCACGGAAATGGAGGCGTCGTGGACGCTCTCGATCCTGGTCGGGTTCGGGGGCTTCGGACCGCCCCTGGGGGCCGCCGCCGTCGTCTGGGCGAGCGGGGGCGACCTCCGGGCGTGGATCGGCCAGTTCTTCCGCTGGCGTATCGGCGCGAAGTGGTGGGCGGTCGCGCTCGGACTGCCGCTGCTCATTCTGGTCGCGGGGAGCGTCCTGTTCGTCCTCGGCGGCGGACCGATCGACCTGAGCGCGCTGCCCTTTCCGGGGATCTACCTCTTCGTGCTGGCCTGGGGGACGATCTGGGGTGGCGGCCAGGAGGAGCTCGGCTGGCGGGGGTTCATGGTGCCGCTGCTTCAGGACAGACACAGCGCGCTCGTCACTAGCCTGCTGGTCGGCGTCGCGTGGGCCGGGTGGCACCTGCCGCTGTTTCTCAACGCCAACACGACCCACGGCGCGTGGTCGATCACCCAGCAGGGCATCTGGATGGTGACGATCCTGACCGGGTCGGTCCTCTGGACGTGGATGTACAACGTCACGGGCGGGAGCGTCCTGGCCGTGGCGGTGTTCCACGCCGGGATCAACGCGATGGGCGTCTACCACCCCGCGGACCTGGCCGCCCTCGCCCCCGGCGGCGTGCCGGACCCGTGGCTCAACCTGCTGGCCGAGGTGACCGGCGCCGTCCCCCTCGTCGCGACCGCCGTCCTCGTCGTCCTGATTTACGGCGGCGACCGACTGGCGAACCGCGAGACACCCGGGCCGGAGGTCGTCGGGCTCGATTCGGACTAGTCCGTCGACCGCGTCGACGCACCGCACCGACCCGGACTGACGACGCCCGGCTCCGTCGTCACGGCCGCTCGGCCACGAGCGCCCACTCGTTCGGCCCCCGCCTGTCCACCGCGAACGCCGCGAGGGCCTCTGACGGCGGACCGTCCTCGTCGAGCAGGTCCACGAGGAACTCGCCGGCGGGCGTCGGGTCCCGGTCGCTGACGACGTGCAGCCGCTCCCCGGAGTCGAGCGCCGTGAACGCCTCCCGGACGCGGTCGAGGCGCTGCTGTGGCCCCAGACCGCGCAGGTCGACGGCGTCGTCGGGGATCTCGACGCGGTCGACGTCGTCGAGGCGGTCCCGGACGTCCGTCGCGAGGCCCGCTATCGATGCTGGCGCCGCTCCCGGTTTCGGGTCGTCCTGCATCTCGTCGTCGAACGGGAGGCGGGCGAGCACCGGGACGTCGAGGCCCTCGCCGGGGTCCTTGCCGGGGAAGAGGTCGTGCTCGCGGCCGCACTCGCAGGTGAACCGCTCCATGTTGACGACGGCTCCGAGGACGGGTACGCCGTTCTCCTCGAAGAGTTCGACGCTGCGCCGGGTGTCCTCGAGGCTGGTGTGGAACGGAGTCGTGACGAGGACGACGCCGTCGACGGGTACCTCCTGTAGCGTCGTCAGCGCGACGTCGCCGGTCCCGGGCGGGAGGTCGATCACCATGGTGTCCGGGTCGTCCCAGGCGGTCGTCTCGAACAGTTCGGTCAGGGCGTCGTGGGCCATTGCGCCGCGCCAGGCCAGCGGCCCGCCCTCGGTCAGGAGGTCGGCGCTCATCACCTCCATCGGGCCGACCGAGACGGGGATCGGCCGGTCGTCCTCGTCGGCGCGGATCACGCCCTCGACGCCGAGCAGGGACGGCACGTTCGGCCCGTAGATGTCCGCGTCGAACAGCGCTGTCTCCTCCGCTCCTGCGAGCGCGCAGGCCAGGTGCGTCGCGACGGTCGTCTTGCCGACGCCGCCCTTCGTGCTCGCCACGGCGACGATCCTGTCGACGTCCTCGATGGATGCGGGGTCCTCGGTCGTCGTCGCCGCGGGTTCGACGTGGGCCCCTTCGACGCCGTCGACGTCGCGGGCCGCCCGCGCGATGGCACCGGTCACGCTCTGGATCGCCTCCTCGTCGAACCCGTCGAGGGCGGCCTCGACGGTCACCGAGCCGTCCTCGACCGCGATGTCCTCGACGAGGCCGGCCTCGAAGACGTTCATGCCGGCCTGCGGGTCCTCGACGCGCCGCAGGGCGGCCTCGACTCGTTCCTGGAGTTCGGTGTCGGGTTGACTCATGAATCAGAGGTCTGGCTTCCGATTGAGCAGGTCCTCGCCGGGGAGCAGCGTATCCCCCTCGGCCAGCGCGCCGCGGAAGTTCCGCCGGAAGCGGGCGGGGTCCTCCTGGAGCGCGTTGGCGGCCGTGGCGCGCACCACGTCGCTGTCGTCCGTCGCTGCGGTCCGTTTCAGCGCCTCGCGGCACCGGTCGGCGTCGACGCCCGCGAGCATGTGCGCGGCCCACTCGCGGACGCGCTCGCTGTCGTCGTCCAGCGCCGCCAGCAGGTCGTCGCCGGCGTCCTCGCCGCGGAGCTTGAACAGCGAGATGAGCGCGTTGCGCCTGACGGCGTGGTGGCCGTCGTCGAGCGCCGCAGCCAGTCGGTCCTCGTGGGCCGCCCGGTCCAGTCGGTCGATCGTGACGACCGCCTCAGCCCGCACCCACGGGTCGTCGTCGTTTGTCACGGCCAGCGCACCGCGCTCGGCGATCTCTCCGCCGATCTTGCCCAGCGCCTCCACGGCGAACTGCCGGACGTCGTCGTCCTCGTCGGTCTGGGCGACGCCGGCCAGCGTCTCCGCGACGCGGTCGTCCGGGTCGCGGGCGTCGGCCAGCGCCAGCGCCGCGCGCCGGCGCTCGATCTTCGACCCCGAGCGCAGCCGGTCGAGGAGCGCCTCGACCGACTCGTCGGCCACCGGATCAGTGTCGCTCGCGGTCAGTTCCTCCGGCGTTGCCTCGCCGATGGTGACGTCCTCGCGGCTCACCTCGATGTCCTCGAGGCCCGCCGGATCCACGCCGAACCCGGGACTCCGCTCCGGTGCCAGCTGCGGGTCCGGCGGTCCCTCAGCCTCCTCGTGGTCGGCCGCGTCGCCCGGGCCACAGCTGTGTCCGTGGTCGTGCCCGTGTCCGTGACTGTGATCGTCGCTGTCACCGGTTCCACACGCGCAGTCGCTGCCGCAGCCACAGGCGTGATCGTCGTCGTTGTCGGTGTGACCGTGACTGTCGCCGTCGCGCTTGCGTTCTCCGCTCGCGGCCCGTTCGTGGTCCTCGCTTCCGTTCCGTCCGGGGTCGGTACCGCAGGCGCAGTCGCCGCCGCAGCCGCAGGCGTGACCGTCGTCGTGGCCGTGTCCGGAGCCGTCACTCACCTCGCCTCACCTCCGCTCACCGCGTGGTCCTCGAGGCGCTCTCCAGCGACGACCAGCAGATGCAGGCCCAGCACGACGGCCAGCGCCCGCGGGACCGTCGCCGGGATGCCGGCACCGAGCAACAGCAGTCCTGCGGCGACCCCCGTGACGCGTCGACGGCGTGCGCTCTCGGCGACGACGGCGACCCCGCCGCCGACGCCCAGCGCCGCGAGGGCGATTCCGGGGTCGACGGCGGCCCCGACGGCGAGGAACGCCGCGCCCGCGACGAACGGCGCGGCGAGCGCCCCGGCGGCGACGAAAGCAGCGGCCCCGACGCCGGCCCCCAGCGCCAGGGGGGACGGCCGGACCGCCAGCGGAGCGACGGCGAGCGCGCCGAACGCGGCCGCGGTCCCGAGCCACCGGACGCCCGGACCGAACGGTCCGGCGGTCGCGCCGAGCGAGAGCGCCACGGCGGCGACCGCGAGCGCGGCGACCGGTGCCCGACGGCGTGGCCTGTCCAGTAGCGCGGGCGCGGCGACTAGCGCGGTCGCCCCGGGGAGGACGCCGGCGGCCGCCGCGGCGGCGCCGCCCGGGCCGAACCCCGCGAAGACGGCGAACACCCCGGCGGCGATCAGCCCGACGAGCGCCCGATCGTCGTCGGCCACGACGCCGACGGCGACCGCGGCGGCGGCGGGCACGAGCACAGCGGCCGGGCTGGCGAGGTCGTGGACGGGCTGGACTCCGACCGGCGCCCGGCCGAGCGGGGCGTTGCGAGCGACGCGGACGGCGGCCAGCAGGCAGACGGCGGCCGCAGCGGCGATTCCGCTGGCACCCCGAACGTCGCCGGGGCCGGCCGTACGGAGCCGGCTCGCGACTCTACGGGTCCCGGTCGTTCGGTGGCCGGACGCGGATTTCCGCGCCACGGTCATCCCCCCTCCAGCCGGTCCACCAGTTCGGCCCTGTCCGCGGCGGTGAACGCGTCCAGCAGGGCGGCGAACTCGCCGTACGCGCCCGTTCCGGGCTCCTCGCCCACTTTTTCGACGACGCCCTCCGCGACGTGGCGGAGGTGGCGGTCGAGGAAGTCCAGTCGCGCAGCGTCGGCGCCTCCGTCGGCACTCCGTTCCGACGAGGACTGGCTCGCTTCGCTCGCCTCACTGCCCTCGGCGACGGCCGCCCTGCGGGCGAGGTAGCCGGCGAACTCGAGTTCGAGCCGGAGGTGGTCGTGGTGCTCGCGCTCGTCGGTGTCGACGGTCAGGTCGTAGTAGTCGTACGCCCGCGCCAGGTCGAGGTTGACGTCGTTCCAGGAGACGTCGGGCCGGTAGCCGGACTCGTACAGCGGCACCGGCGGCCCGGTGGCGTTCAGGCTCCCGTCCGTGCGGTCCTCGTACTCGGCGTGCCCGACGACGAAGAGGTCGTTGTACCGGGCGCAGAGCGTCTCGTAGTCGTCGTCCGTCGTCGGCATCGGGGCGTCCACGTCGAGGGGCGTCCGATCGAACAACGCCTCGAACTGGGCGGCCACGTCGCCCGCTCGGAGCGCCCCGTGGAACTGCTCGTCTGGGTGGGCGAAGGCGCTCGCCAGGAGCGCGTACGCCGCCCCGCGGGCGCCGGCGTCGGGATCGATGGCGTCGACTGGCTCCTCGGTGCGTCTGTCGGCCGCGTCTCGGTCGGAGTGAGTCTCGGTGTCTCGCTCTGTCGTCATTCTCAGGTCCTCCTGATGCCGATGACCGTGGCGACGATCACGACGACGAGGGCCAGTCCCGCGACGGCCCAGAGTATCGCCTCGTAGGGCGGCCCCTGCGGGCCGGGCCCGAACGGGAAGTACTGCCACTCGCTGACGGCCTTCTGGCCGGCCCGCTCGGCGTTGCTTCCGTTCCAGACCGCGAAGGCGACCTGGACGTCCTCGTTCGCCGTGAAGTCGGTGCGATTTGCGGTCTGGATGCTCTCGTTCCGAACGAACGTGACGTACCAGTGACCGTCCCGATAGGTCGCGCTCGTCGAGACCTGCTGGTTCACCATGGTCGACGTCCCGGGGCCGCCGGCGATCAGTTCCTGGCCGGCGGTCGGCCCGCTCCAGTACCAGACGTTGACGGGCGTCTGGGCGCTGCCCATGGCGATCCCCGGGTTCGCGCTGGCGTTGGTCGGCAGCTGGATCGCCGCGGCGTCCCCGAACGAGTTCACGTGCGGCGTCGCGGACTGGTTGCCCGTGAAATTGGTGTCACGCGTCGGGTCCGCCCAGCGCAGCCGCACCGCCAGCCGTCCGTCCGTCCGGGCGGCCCTGACCGACACGGCTTCGATCGACGTGTCGTTGGCGTTCGGAGCGCTGCTGGGCGCGCTGGCCAGCGCGATCTCCTTCGCCGGCGTCTGTCCCCAGGCGTCCGCCGTCGGGTTCGACAGCGAGTCGCCCGCCTCGGGGAGGTCGGTCACGGGCACCTCGTTGGCTGGCCGCGCGCCCACCAGCGCCGGGGCGACGGCGGCCGCCGTCAGTAGCACCAGCGCGGCCAGCGCGGTCGCCACGGACCGGCGGTCACGTCCCGCAGTCACCCCACGAACACCTCCTTCGGGGTGGGCCGGCGCGGGCCGGAGTAGTGCTCAGTCATCGTCAAACACCGGGAGAGCGGAGCTCTCCCGAGCTCGACTTCGGTCGCTATCGCTCCCATCAGTCGAACGCCGGTAGACTCGCTTCGCTCTGACGAGCTCGAGGATGGTCCGCTGCGCTCACTCATCCTCGAACGCCGAAAGGCTCGCTGCGCTCGCCTTTCGTGCCCGAATTCGCTCCTGACGTCGCTCATTCGAACGCCTCCAGCCGGTACTGCCTGGCCAGGTCCTGCGTCGTGAGCAGGTCCATCAGCTCGCTGTCCTCGCCGCGGCGGACGCGGTCGCGGTGGCGCTCGATGGTGTCGAGGGCGTCGTGGACGTCCTCGCCGAACAGCTCCTCGAGGTAGGGGCGGGGGATCCGGTCGACGTCGACCGTCTCGCCGTCCTCGGTGTGCTGGGGCGGGGCAAAGGGCGGGACGTAGTAGACGTTGGGCTGGGTGTGGAACTCCGGGTGGAGCCGCAGCGCCACCCCGTACTCCTCGACGAGCTTGTAGATGGGGCCGTCCTCGTCGTCGAGGAAGCCCACGAGGCGCAACTGGGGCGGACACTCCGAGGCGCAGGCGGGCGGGCGGACCTCGTCGTCCGGGCCCTCGGCCTCCTTGCGCGGGTAGCAGAAGATGCACTTCTCCGACTTCTTCTTGAGGACGTTGAAGTGGACCTTGTTGTAGGGACACCCCTCTACGCAGTAGCGGTAGCCGCGACACCGCTCCTGATCCACGAGGACGATGCCGTCCTCCTCGCGCTTGTAGAGCGCCTTCCGCGGACAGGCCTCCGCACAGGAGGGATGGGTGCAGTGGTTGCAGATCCGGGGCAGGTAGAAGTAGTAGCTGTTGGGATACTCCCCGGCACCCTGGTCCTCGTCCCAGTTGGGACCCCACTCCGGCGGTTCGCCCTGCGGCCGGAGCGACTCGTCGCTGCCGTCGTAGAAGATCTCCCCGTGGTTGAACTCCCACGGCCGCCCCCAGTCTTCCTCGCTCGGGAGTTCGCCGACTTCGCGCTCGCCGTGCACGTCCTCCTGACCGGCCTGCTCGGCGGACGCGAAGCCGCCGCCCTTCTCCTCCCAGTCGCGGGGGTAGCCGCGGCCGGGCTTGGTCTCGACGTTGTTCCAGTACATGTACTCCCGGCCGCCGCCCTCCGTCCAGAGCTTCTTGCAGGCGACTGTGCACGTCTGGCAGCCGATGCACTTGTTGAGGTCCATCACCATCGCGACCTGGTGCTCGATCCCGTCGGCGAGCTCGACGGTCGCACCGTCCTCGCCCTGGAGGCTCACTGGCCGTCACCTCCGTCACCGCCGGGCGTTTCGTCCGTCGGCGTCTCCGTCCCGCCGGTCGCGTTTCCGTCTGCGGTGGCGTTTCCGCCGCCGGTCTCGTTGCCGGTCGCCCCACCGCCGGTCTCGTTCTCGCCGCCGGCCACGGGCGTCTGCTCCTCGGGGTCCCAGGGGCCGCCGGTTCCCTCCTCGTCGACGGTCGCCTGCTGGTCCCCGCTGACGTTCGAGGCGTCGTCGGTCGCCCGCCAGGAGCGGTCCATCTCCTCGACGAGCTCGACGTCGACCCGGACGTCGCTGTTGACGCCGGTCGGGCCCCAGTAGTTGGGGCGGAAGGAGAGGTGTTCGCCGCTGTCCTCCGGGTACTGCACGAGCTGTGTGGGTTTCATGTACATGCCGACGAGTGTGTTGAAGTTGCCGCGGCTCTCGAACTGGAACCGTTCCCAGGCGAAGTACATCCGCGCGGTCCCGGGCTCGCTGCTGGGGTAGATCTTCACCTGGACCTCCAGCTCGTCGTTGTCGTTGTACAGTCGCACGATGTCGCCGTCGGAGATGCCCCGCTCGGCGGCGTCGTCGGGGTGGAGGTACACCAGCGGCTCGCCGCGCTGGAGGCGGAGCATCGTCTCGTTGTCCCGCCACGTCGAGTGGATCGACCACCGCGGGTGGGGGGTGTTGTACCGCAGCGGGTACTCCTCGGGGTCCTGAAGCTGTTCCGGGCTCTTGTGGGTGGGCAGTTCCTCGCCCAGGTCGAGGAACCAGTCGTGGTCGATGTAGTACTGCTGGCGGCCGGTGAACGTGGGCCACGGCTCCTTGTCCTGGACGAACCGCTGCCAGGGGGTGTAGGCCTCGCCGTCCTCGATGTCGGAGGTCCAGTGGTCGCCCGCCGTCAGGAGCCGTCGCGGCTGTTCCGCGACGTGGTCGAAGGTGATCTGATCGTCGATGCCGACCCCGACCTCCGGGCTCGGGGTGGCGACGTTGGCCGTGGCCTCGGGGTTCCCGCCCGCCGTCTCGCCGCCGCCGTTCGTACCCCCGTTATCCCCCGAGGACGCGCCGGTGGTGGTCCCGCCGTCACCCTCGTCGGCGGCGGAGAGGTTGGACTCCACGGAGTTCTCGAGGATGAACTCGCAGGCGGCGCGGTCCTCGGCGAGCGCGCCGTCCTCGCCGGACAGGTGGTCCCGGACGTAGTCGTCGTGGATCGTCGTCAGATCGATCTCGCGGTCGAACGACCGGTCCGGGACGGGATCGAGGTCTCGCTGTTCGGCCAGCTCCTGGATCTTCTCGGCCAGCCCGCGGAAGATCTGCCAGTCCGTCCGGGACTCCCCCAGCGGCTCGATGGCCGGCGTGAAGGGGATGACGTAGCTGTGCATGTCCGTCATGTTGAGGTCGTGCTTCTCGTAGTGGCTCGCGGCCGGCAGGACGATGTCGGAGTACAGCGCCGAGGAGTCCATCCGGAAGTTGACGTCGACGATGAGGTCCAGTTTGGGCCAGAGTCGCTCCTTGACGGCGACGCCGCCCTTGGACTGGTTGAAGTAGTTGCCCCGCCAGATGAACATGACCGACGGGTCCGGCCGGGAGCCGTCCTCGCGCTCCTCGGGGTACAGCGGCATCCAGCCTCGGTCGATCGATTCCTCGATGCGCTGGCGCGTGTCCTCGTCGACGTTGCCGAGGATGCCCGCGTGGTAGTAGGTCCACAGCGCCGTCGCGATGGAGCGGCCCTCGACCGGGAAGGACAGTTCCGACCAGCCGTTGTACGTCCAGATCTTCTCCTGGCCGACGTAGTGGTCGAACCCGGTGCCCTGCCGGCCGAGGTTGCCCGTCAGCGTGACCAGCAGTTGTATCGCCCGGTTGCCCAGGTCGTTGTGGTACCAGTCGTTGACGCCCTTGCCGTGGATGATCTTGGCGCGGTCGACCTCGGCGAACTCGCGGGCGACCCGCTGGTAGGTGTCCGTGCCGACGCCGGTCTGCTCGTGGACGAACTCCGGGCCGTAGTTCGAGAGCTCGTCGAGCAGGCGGTTCCACACGGTCCGAACCTGGACGGAGCCGTCCGCCGCGTCGACGGACCTGTCCGCGTCCAGTTGCGGCTGGAAGCCGGTCTCGATGCTCGCGCCGGGGTCGTACTCGCCCTCGCGGTTGCCCAGCGACCCGGGCGCGGTCCGGAGGCCGCCGTCGCCGTCGACCATCACGAACACCTTCTGCGGATCGCCGGCGTCCTCGGCGAGGCCGACCTCGCCCGCCCGGAGGAACTTCCCGGTGTCCTCGCGGACGAGCAGCGGCATGTCGCTCTGCTCGCGGAGGTGGGCCGCGTCGTGGAGTCCCTCGTCGACGATGGTCCGGGCCATCCCGAGCGCCAGGGCGATGTCCGAGCCCGGGTCCGGCGCGAGCCACTCGTCGCAGTGGATCGCCGTCTGGGAGTAGTCCGGGAAGATGCCGACGCGCTTGGTCCCCTCGTAGGCCGCCTCGAGGAAGTACTTCGCGTCGGGGATACGCGTGACGTTGACGTTCGATCCCCACGCGATGAGGTAGTCGGCGTTGTACCAGTCGGCGCTCTCGGCGTTGTCTGTCTGGACGCCCCACGTCAGGGGCTCGCCCGGCGGGAGGTCGGAGTACCAGTCGTAGAAGGAGTGGGAGACGCCGCCGAGCAGGCGGATGAGTCGCGAGCCACTGGCGAAGGAGACGGGACTCATCGCGGGGATGGGCGTGAACCCGGAAATGGCGTCGTAGCGGCCGGCCTGCACCTCCTCGATGACCTTCTC
This region of Halomicrobium urmianum genomic DNA includes:
- a CDS encoding CPBP family intramembrane glutamic endopeptidase, producing the protein MPSGVSAWIDRHRIAAFLAIAYGFTWTIQGILVVTEMEASWTLSILVGFGGFGPPLGAAAVVWASGGDLRAWIGQFFRWRIGAKWWAVALGLPLLILVAGSVLFVLGGGPIDLSALPFPGIYLFVLAWGTIWGGGQEELGWRGFMVPLLQDRHSALVTSLLVGVAWAGWHLPLFLNANTTHGAWSITQQGIWMVTILTGSVLWTWMYNVTGGSVLAVAVFHAGINAMGVYHPADLAALAPGGVPDPWLNLLAEVTGAVPLVATAVLVVLIYGGDRLANRETPGPEVVGLDSD
- a CDS encoding P-loop NTPase; amino-acid sequence: MSQPDTELQERVEAALRRVEDPQAGMNVFEAGLVEDIAVEDGSVTVEAALDGFDEEAIQSVTGAIARAARDVDGVEGAHVEPAATTTEDPASIEDVDRIVAVASTKGGVGKTTVATHLACALAGAEETALFDADIYGPNVPSLLGVEGVIRADEDDRPIPVSVGPMEVMSADLLTEGGPLAWRGAMAHDALTELFETTAWDDPDTMVIDLPPGTGDVALTTLQEVPVDGVVLVTTPFHTSLEDTRRSVELFEENGVPVLGAVVNMERFTCECGREHDLFPGKDPGEGLDVPVLARLPFDDEMQDDPKPGAAPASIAGLATDVRDRLDDVDRVEIPDDAVDLRGLGPQQRLDRVREAFTALDSGERLHVVSDRDPTPAGEFLVDLLDEDGPPSEALAAFAVDRRGPNEWALVAERP
- a CDS encoding HEAT repeat domain-containing protein, which encodes MAPERSPGFGVDPAGLEDIEVSREDVTIGEATPEELTASDTDPVADESVEALLDRLRSGSKIERRRAALALADARDPDDRVAETLAGVAQTDEDDDVRQFAVEALGKIGGEIAERGALAVTNDDDPWVRAEAVVTIDRLDRAAHEDRLAAALDDGHHAVRRNALISLFKLRGEDAGDDLLAALDDDSERVREWAAHMLAGVDADRCREALKRTAATDDSDVVRATAANALQEDPARFRRNFRGALAEGDTLLPGEDLLNRKPDL
- a CDS encoding molecular chaperone TorD family protein, encoding MTTERDTETHSDRDAADRRTEEPVDAIDPDAGARGAAYALLASAFAHPDEQFHGALRAGDVAAQFEALFDRTPLDVDAPMPTTDDDYETLCARYNDLFVVGHAEYEDRTDGSLNATGPPVPLYESGYRPDVSWNDVNLDLARAYDYYDLTVDTDEREHHDHLRLELEFAGYLARRAAVAEGSEASEASQSSSERSADGGADAARLDFLDRHLRHVAEGVVEKVGEEPGTGAYGEFAALLDAFTAADRAELVDRLEGG
- a CDS encoding ethylbenzene dehydrogenase-related protein, which encodes MTAGRDRRSVATALAALVLLTAAAVAPALVGARPANEVPVTDLPEAGDSLSNPTADAWGQTPAKEIALASAPSSAPNANDTSIEAVSVRAARTDGRLAVRLRWADPTRDTNFTGNQSATPHVNSFGDAAAIQLPTNASANPGIAMGSAQTPVNVWYWSGPTAGQELIAGGPGTSTMVNQQVSTSATYRDGHWYVTFVRNESIQTANRTDFTANEDVQVAFAVWNGSNAERAGQKAVSEWQYFPFGPGPQGPPYEAILWAVAGLALVVVIVATVIGIRRT
- a CDS encoding 4Fe-4S dicluster domain-containing protein, whose protein sequence is MSLQGEDGATVELADGIEHQVAMVMDLNKCIGCQTCTVACKKLWTEGGGREYMYWNNVETKPGRGYPRDWEEKGGGFASAEQAGQEDVHGEREVGELPSEEDWGRPWEFNHGEIFYDGSDESLRPQGEPPEWGPNWDEDQGAGEYPNSYYFYLPRICNHCTHPSCAEACPRKALYKREEDGIVLVDQERCRGYRYCVEGCPYNKVHFNVLKKKSEKCIFCYPRKEAEGPDDEVRPPACASECPPQLRLVGFLDDEDGPIYKLVEEYGVALRLHPEFHTQPNVYYVPPFAPPQHTEDGETVDVDRIPRPYLEELFGEDVHDALDTIERHRDRVRRGEDSELMDLLTTQDLARQYRLEAFE
- a CDS encoding molybdopterin-dependent oxidoreductase, whose translation is MSENDPTDDRDSQRADGGRRTIDRRSFLKGAGAAALFGAAGSGLGQDAFQIDGLEPVEGADYIGNYPYREWEDLYREQWDWDDIARSTHGVNCTGSCSWNVYVKNGQVWREEQAADYPQFDDDLPDPNPRGCQKGACYTDYVNADHRVTHPLRRTGERGEGQWQQITWDEAFTEIAEKVIEEVQAGRYDAISGFTPIPAMSPVSFASGSRLIRLLGGVSHSFYDWYSDLPPGEPLTWGVQTDNAESADWYNADYLIAWGSNVNVTRIPDAKYFLEAAYEGTKRVGIFPDYSQTAIHCDEWLAPDPGSDIALALGMARTIVDEGLHDAAHLREQSDMPLLVREDTGKFLRAGEVGLAEDAGDPQKVFVMVDGDGGLRTAPGSLGNREGEYDPGASIETGFQPQLDADRSVDAADGSVQVRTVWNRLLDELSNYGPEFVHEQTGVGTDTYQRVAREFAEVDRAKIIHGKGVNDWYHNDLGNRAIQLLVTLTGNLGRQGTGFDHYVGQEKIWTYNGWSELSFPVEGRSIATALWTYYHAGILGNVDEDTRQRIEESIDRGWMPLYPEEREDGSRPDPSVMFIWRGNYFNQSKGGVAVKERLWPKLDLIVDVNFRMDSSALYSDIVLPAASHYEKHDLNMTDMHSYVIPFTPAIEPLGESRTDWQIFRGLAEKIQELAEQRDLDPVPDRSFDREIDLTTIHDDYVRDHLSGEDGALAEDRAACEFILENSVESNLSAADEGDGGTTTGASSGDNGGTNGGGETAGGNPEATANVATPSPEVGVGIDDQITFDHVAEQPRRLLTAGDHWTSDIEDGEAYTPWQRFVQDKEPWPTFTGRQQYYIDHDWFLDLGEELPTHKSPEQLQDPEEYPLRYNTPHPRWSIHSTWRDNETMLRLQRGEPLVYLHPDDAAERGISDGDIVRLYNDNDELEVQVKIYPSSEPGTARMYFAWERFQFESRGNFNTLVGMYMKPTQLVQYPEDSGEHLSFRPNYWGPTGVNSDVRVDVELVEEMDRSWRATDDASNVSGDQQATVDEEGTGGPWDPEEQTPVAGGENETGGGATGNETGGGNATADGNATGGTETPTDETPGGDGGDGQ